The following nucleotide sequence is from Nitratidesulfovibrio termitidis HI1.
ACGTGACAGTGCAGCACGGCGGGCAGCACGACGGACAGCAGGTGGAACTGAACATCCCCCGCCGCTGCCTGCACTGCGACAACCCGCCCTGCGCCAACCTGTGCCCGTGGGGTGCGGCCCGGCGCGAGGCCAGCGGCACCGTGTCCATCGACGCGGACATCTGCCTGGGCGGGGCCAAGTGCCGCACTGTGTGCCCGTGGCACATCCCCCAGCGCCAGACCGGCGTGGGCCTGTATCTGGACCTGCTGCCCCGCTACGCGGGCAACGGCGTGATGTACAAGTGCGACCGCTGCGCCGATGTGGTGGCGCGCGGCGGCACCCCGGCCTGCATCGAAGCCTGCCCCAACGCGGTGCAGTCCATCGGCCCGCGCGACGCCATCATCACCGAGGCCCGCCGCCTTGCCGCCGAGCGCGGCTGGCACCTGTACGGCCTGAACGAAAACGGCGGCACCTCGACCCTCTATCTTTCGCCCGTGCCCTTCGCGGCCATTCAGGGGGCGCTGGAGGCCGCGACGACGGCGGCCAAGTCCAGTTCCAGACAGGATGGCGCGCAGCAAGACGGCGGGCAGAATGCCGCACAGGGTCCGGTGCAAGCAGCCGCCACGCTGGGCCCCGGCAGGCCGCACTTCCGCGCCGTGGCCGATGCCATGCGGGGCGAGACCATGCTGGCCGCCGCGCTGGTCACCGCGCCGCTGGCCGGAGCCGGGGCGGCCCTGCTGCGCGTGGCGCGCGGCATCGGCGACATGGTCCGTGCGGATGCCCATGAAACCGAGTCCCCGGCCCCCCAAGCCTGCCGCCTGTCCACGGCCACCAACTGCCCCGTCTGTCCGCCCCGGCCGCCCCACTCAAAGGACGACACCACGGGCGATCTCGACGACGCACCCACGCCCCATCCCCTGCCCGTGGCCCGCTG
It contains:
- a CDS encoding 4Fe-4S dicluster domain-containing protein, with the protein product MTSRTNNAASPRRLSRRGFLKGLAGTGLAGSASLATGMFPSTAAGADVGGSTPAPAGREAAGNDGPFATLIDISACVGCGACVQACHDRNAARYPEPTKPFPPMFPASVKAEDWSARRDTDDRLTPYNWLYIQNVTVQHGGQHDGQQVELNIPRRCLHCDNPPCANLCPWGAARREASGTVSIDADICLGGAKCRTVCPWHIPQRQTGVGLYLDLLPRYAGNGVMYKCDRCADVVARGGTPACIEACPNAVQSIGPRDAIITEARRLAAERGWHLYGLNENGGTSTLYLSPVPFAAIQGALEAATTAAKSSSRQDGAQQDGGQNAAQGPVQAAATLGPGRPHFRAVADAMRGETMLAAALVTAPLAGAGAALLRVARGIGDMVRADAHETESPAPQACRLSTATNCPVCPPRPPHSKDDTTGDLDDAPTPHPLPVARWLWTACATVLGVTGMAQMPIAARYGIAAVPGLAWTADFHFTHLLHYGAAALLLVLSAWLAVRALAGPRIRRLFAAQHLTRGGTLRLWLVAALIVTGAMRVAKNLPGFDWGPTLTMYLDWTHLGLAGLLGIASLALALTGRSAWTVPVPVARSAPRPAPSDHHHPEHPPRA